Proteins from a genomic interval of Mycolicibacterium grossiae:
- a CDS encoding PaaI family thioesterase, which translates to MDGHVGGGFNPPVPTERGGPDYGRFVDAVRTLQDLTRGADAPDDVVTAAADLVERANDLLAPHLADEWHSPSGRRMDLPNRGSILSIPQDLRVVDGRIAGTVEFRRFHLGRNGAVHGGCVAHLFDSLLGFTAFKLSESTRQRTAYLHVNYRRIAPIDEPLDADAGIDRIEGRKIFVAGRLTAGGDVLAEAEALFVMLKPGQS; encoded by the coding sequence ATCGACGGGCACGTCGGGGGTGGGTTCAATCCGCCTGTGCCGACCGAGCGGGGTGGACCGGACTACGGGCGGTTCGTCGACGCCGTGCGGACGCTGCAGGACCTGACCCGCGGCGCCGACGCGCCCGACGACGTCGTCACCGCGGCCGCCGACCTCGTCGAGCGCGCGAATGACCTGCTGGCGCCTCACCTCGCCGACGAGTGGCACTCCCCGTCGGGACGGCGGATGGACCTGCCCAACCGCGGCAGCATCCTGTCCATCCCGCAGGACCTGCGCGTCGTGGATGGCCGCATCGCGGGAACCGTCGAATTTCGCCGGTTTCACCTCGGCCGCAACGGCGCCGTGCACGGCGGATGCGTGGCCCACCTGTTCGACTCGCTGCTCGGCTTCACCGCCTTCAAGCTCAGCGAGAGCACCCGCCAGCGCACGGCGTACCTGCACGTGAACTACCGTCGCATCGCACCGATCGACGAGCCGCTCGACGCCGACGCCGGCATCGACCGCATCGAGGGACGCAAGATCTTCGTCGCCGGGCGACTGACCGCGGGAGGCGACGTGCTCGCCGAAGCCGAGGCACTGTTCGTCATGCTGAAGCCGGGACAGTCGTGA
- a CDS encoding TIGR02611 family protein produces the protein MSGDEATEQPSRWSLLKRRWGRWRDRLRERPRLEFFYRIAVGVVGLLVFGLGILAIPYPGPGWAIVFIGLGILATEFDWARKLLAYAKERYDKVMDWFHRQPGYVQILGGVLTALFVAATLWLLGALDWGAELVGLNPNWFNSPIGLGD, from the coding sequence GTGAGCGGCGACGAGGCGACCGAGCAGCCGTCGAGGTGGTCGCTGCTCAAGCGGCGCTGGGGACGCTGGCGCGACCGGCTGCGCGAACGGCCGCGCCTGGAGTTCTTCTACCGGATCGCGGTGGGTGTCGTCGGGCTGCTCGTCTTCGGCCTCGGCATCCTGGCGATCCCGTACCCGGGACCCGGATGGGCCATCGTGTTCATCGGCCTCGGCATCCTCGCCACCGAGTTCGACTGGGCCCGCAAACTCCTGGCGTATGCCAAGGAGCGCTACGACAAGGTGATGGACTGGTTTCACCGCCAGCCCGGCTACGTCCAGATCCTGGGTGGCGTGCTGACGGCGCTCTTCGTCGCGGCGACGCTGTGGCTGCTCGGCGCACTGGACTGGGGCGCCGAACTGGTCGGCCTCAACCCGAACTGGTTCAACAGCCCGATCGGACTCGGGGACTAG
- the thrS gene encoding threonine--tRNA ligase, with protein MSAAASPALAAPIRVAAGTTAAAAVREAGLPSRGAADAVVVVRDAEGRLRDLSWTPDADVEVTPVAADTEDGRSVIRHSTAHVLAQAVQDLFPEAKLGIGPPITDGFYYDFDVPQAFTPEDLAKLEKRMRQIIKDGQLFDRRVYASKDEAREELADEPYKLELVDDKSGADDPELMEVGGDELTAYDNLNPRTRERIWGDLCRGPHIPTTKFIPAFKLTRSSAAYWRGDQDNASLQRVYGTAWESQEALDRHLELLEEAQRRDHRKLGTELDLFSFPDEIGSGLPVFHPKGGIVRRELEDYSRRKHIEAGYEFVNTPHITKAQLFHTSGHLDWYADGMFPPMHIDAEFNADGSVRKPGQDYYLKPMNCPMHCLIYRARGRSYRELPLRAFEFGAVYRYEKSGVVHGLTRVRGLTMDDAHIFCTRDQMRDELTSLLRFILELLGDYGLEDFYLELSTKDPKKFVGSDEIWEEATATLAEVAAASGLELVPDPGGAAFYGPKISVQARDALGRSWQMSTIQLDFNFPERFDLEYTAADGSRQRPVMIHRALFGSIERFFGILTEHYAGAFPAWLAPVQVVGIPVAEGHVEYLQEVVALLRARGIRAEVDASDDRMAKKIVNQTNQKVPFMLLAGDRDVENGAVSFRFGDRTQINGVARDDAVEAIAAWIARRENAAPTADLVEVSTSA; from the coding sequence ATGAGCGCCGCCGCCAGCCCCGCCCTTGCAGCCCCGATCCGGGTGGCTGCCGGGACGACCGCGGCCGCGGCGGTGCGCGAGGCGGGCCTGCCGAGCCGCGGCGCCGCCGATGCCGTCGTCGTCGTCCGCGATGCCGAGGGCCGGCTGCGCGACCTGTCCTGGACCCCCGACGCCGACGTCGAGGTGACGCCGGTCGCCGCGGACACCGAGGACGGCCGCAGCGTCATCCGGCACTCCACCGCGCACGTCCTCGCCCAGGCCGTGCAGGACCTGTTCCCGGAGGCCAAGCTCGGCATCGGGCCCCCGATCACCGACGGCTTCTACTACGACTTCGACGTGCCGCAGGCGTTCACGCCCGAGGATCTGGCGAAGCTCGAGAAGCGGATGCGGCAGATCATCAAGGACGGTCAGCTGTTCGACCGGCGCGTCTACGCCTCTAAGGACGAGGCCCGCGAGGAACTCGCCGATGAGCCGTACAAGCTCGAACTCGTCGACGACAAGTCCGGCGCGGACGACCCCGAGCTCATGGAGGTCGGCGGGGACGAGCTGACCGCCTACGACAACCTCAATCCCCGCACGCGCGAACGCATCTGGGGCGACCTGTGCCGCGGGCCGCACATTCCCACGACGAAGTTCATTCCGGCGTTCAAGCTCACCCGCAGCTCGGCGGCGTACTGGCGCGGCGACCAGGACAACGCCAGCCTGCAGCGCGTCTACGGGACGGCCTGGGAGTCCCAGGAGGCGCTCGACCGTCACCTCGAGCTGCTCGAGGAGGCGCAGCGCCGCGACCACCGCAAGCTCGGCACCGAGCTGGACCTGTTCAGCTTTCCCGACGAGATCGGTTCGGGCCTGCCGGTCTTCCACCCCAAGGGCGGGATCGTGCGCCGCGAACTCGAGGACTACTCGCGGCGCAAGCACATCGAGGCGGGCTACGAGTTCGTCAACACCCCGCACATCACCAAGGCGCAGCTGTTCCACACCTCCGGCCACCTCGACTGGTACGCCGACGGCATGTTCCCCCCGATGCACATCGACGCGGAGTTCAACGCCGACGGCTCGGTCCGCAAGCCCGGCCAGGACTACTACCTGAAGCCGATGAACTGCCCCATGCACTGCCTGATCTACCGGGCGCGGGGGCGGTCCTACCGCGAACTTCCGTTGCGCGCCTTCGAATTCGGTGCGGTGTACCGCTACGAGAAGTCGGGCGTGGTGCACGGACTGACCCGCGTGCGCGGCCTCACGATGGACGACGCGCACATCTTCTGTACCCGGGACCAGATGCGCGACGAACTGACCTCGCTGCTGCGGTTCATCCTCGAACTGCTCGGCGACTACGGGCTCGAGGACTTCTATCTCGAGTTGTCGACGAAGGACCCGAAGAAGTTCGTCGGCTCCGACGAGATCTGGGAGGAGGCGACGGCCACGCTCGCCGAGGTGGCCGCGGCGTCCGGCCTGGAGCTGGTGCCCGACCCGGGTGGCGCGGCGTTCTACGGCCCGAAGATCTCGGTGCAGGCGCGCGACGCGCTGGGCCGCAGCTGGCAGATGTCGACCATCCAGTTGGACTTCAACTTCCCGGAGCGCTTCGACCTGGAGTACACCGCGGCCGACGGCAGCCGCCAGCGTCCCGTGATGATCCACCGCGCGCTGTTCGGGTCCATCGAGCGCTTCTTCGGCATCCTCACCGAGCACTACGCCGGGGCGTTCCCCGCATGGCTGGCACCGGTTCAGGTGGTCGGCATCCCGGTCGCCGAGGGACACGTCGAGTACCTGCAGGAGGTGGTGGCCCTGTTGCGTGCCCGCGGCATCCGCGCCGAGGTCGACGCCAGTGACGACCGGATGGCGAAGAAGATCGTCAACCAGACCAACCAGAAGGTGCCGTTCATGCTGCTGGCCGGTGACCGGGACGTGGAGAACGGCGCGGTCAGCTTCCGGTTCGGCGACCGCACCCAGATCAACGGTGTCGCCCGTGACGACGCCGTCGAGGCGATCGCCGCCTGGATCGCCCGGCGCGAGAACGCCGCGCCCACCGCCGATCTCGTCGAGGTGTCCACGTCAGCGTGA
- a CDS encoding HIT family protein gives MSTDSGGADDAVVDSGVGDADHLQRLWSPHRMSYIADTIKTGSAKSTQPFTDIPKMSDEDGLVIARGEHVYAVLNLYPYNPGHLMVVPYRRVAELENLTEAESYELMAFTQKAIRVMKGVSRPHGFNVGLNLGTSAGGSLAEHLHMHVVPRWGGDANFITVIGGAKVIPQLLRDTRQLLANAWAAQP, from the coding sequence GTGAGCACGGACAGCGGCGGCGCCGACGATGCCGTGGTGGACTCCGGCGTGGGGGACGCCGACCACCTGCAACGGCTGTGGTCGCCGCACCGGATGTCCTACATCGCCGACACCATCAAGACGGGATCGGCGAAGTCGACCCAGCCGTTCACCGACATCCCCAAGATGTCCGACGAGGACGGTCTGGTGATCGCGCGCGGCGAGCACGTCTACGCGGTGCTCAACCTGTACCCGTACAACCCGGGCCATCTGATGGTCGTGCCCTACCGGCGCGTCGCCGAGCTGGAGAACCTCACCGAAGCGGAGAGCTACGAGCTGATGGCGTTCACGCAGAAGGCGATCCGGGTCATGAAGGGCGTGTCGCGGCCGCACGGTTTCAACGTCGGCCTGAACCTCGGCACGTCGGCGGGCGGTTCGCTGGCCGAGCACCTGCACATGCACGTCGTGCCACGCTGGGGCGGCGACGCCAACTTCATCACCGTCATCGGTGGGGCCAAGGTCATCCCGCAGCTGCTGCGCGACACCCGCCAGCTGCTCGCCAACGCCTGGGCGGCCCAACCGTGA
- the pgsA gene encoding phosphatidylinositol phosphate synthase: MSDFYLMTRAAYAKLSAPVARGALKLGFTPDGITILGTAGSVLAALTLFPIGQLWWGAFTVFVFVLADMLDGAMARERGYGTRFGGVLDATCDRIADGAIFSGLLWWAAFVDHDAPLVVATLICLVTSQVISYIKARAEANGLRGDGGIIERPERLIIVLTGAGLSGVGFLHAPWLIDVAMWLLAAASLVTVGQRLHSVRTSPGAAEPLRSTAPPSAGETGES; this comes from the coding sequence GTGAGCGACTTCTACCTGATGACCCGCGCCGCGTACGCCAAGCTGAGCGCGCCCGTCGCCCGGGGAGCGCTGAAACTCGGCTTCACCCCGGACGGCATCACGATCCTCGGTACCGCAGGCAGTGTTCTCGCGGCGCTCACCCTGTTCCCCATCGGGCAGCTGTGGTGGGGCGCCTTCACCGTCTTCGTCTTCGTGCTCGCCGACATGCTCGACGGGGCGATGGCGCGCGAACGCGGCTACGGCACGCGCTTCGGCGGGGTCCTCGACGCGACGTGCGACCGCATCGCCGACGGCGCGATCTTCAGCGGGCTGCTGTGGTGGGCGGCGTTCGTCGACCATGACGCGCCGCTGGTGGTCGCGACGCTGATCTGCCTGGTCACCTCCCAGGTGATCTCCTACATCAAGGCCCGGGCCGAGGCCAACGGGCTGCGCGGCGACGGCGGCATCATCGAGCGCCCGGAGCGGCTCATCATCGTGCTGACCGGCGCCGGCCTGTCCGGGGTCGGCTTCCTGCACGCGCCGTGGCTGATCGACGTGGCGATGTGGCTGTTGGCGGCCGCGAGCCTGGTGACGGTGGGGCAGCGGCTGCACTCGGTGCGCACGTCGCCGGGGGCGGCGGAGCCGCTGCGGTCCACCGCGCCGCCGTCGGCCGGGGAGACGGGCGAGTCGTGA
- a CDS encoding phosphatidylinositol mannoside acyltransferase, with translation MRLPFAGTLTDLGYAAGWRVVRALPEVAARNAFDAGARYAARGGGPDQLRRNLARVVGVAPDDVPDALLRASLASYARYWREAFRLPSMDHAALARRLDDGVVGAEHVAAALDRGRGMVLSLPHSGNWDMAGVWLTNTFGSFATVAERLKPESLYHRFVAYRESLGFEVLPLTGGPPPFEVLAERLRGNGLVCLMSDRDLTRSGVEVDFFGEATRLPAGPAKLALATGAALHPVHCWFDGDGWGTLIEPELDTSSGDVTAITAALADRFAHNIAAHPADWHMMQPQWVADLSAERRRRLERGVGPEGGR, from the coding sequence CTGCGGCTGCCGTTCGCCGGCACGCTGACCGACCTTGGCTACGCCGCCGGGTGGCGGGTGGTGCGCGCGCTGCCGGAGGTGGCCGCGCGCAACGCCTTCGACGCCGGGGCGCGCTACGCCGCCCGCGGTGGCGGCCCCGACCAGTTGCGGCGCAACCTCGCCCGCGTCGTCGGCGTGGCGCCCGACGACGTGCCGGACGCGCTGCTGCGTGCGTCGCTGGCCTCCTACGCCCGGTACTGGCGCGAGGCGTTTCGGTTGCCGTCGATGGATCACGCGGCGCTCGCACGGCGCCTCGACGACGGCGTCGTCGGCGCCGAGCACGTCGCGGCGGCGCTCGACCGCGGTCGCGGAATGGTGCTCTCCCTGCCGCACAGCGGCAACTGGGACATGGCCGGTGTGTGGCTGACCAACACGTTCGGCTCCTTCGCCACCGTCGCCGAGCGGCTGAAGCCGGAGTCGCTCTACCACCGGTTCGTCGCCTACCGCGAGAGCCTCGGCTTCGAGGTGCTGCCGCTCACCGGCGGACCGCCGCCGTTCGAGGTCCTCGCGGAACGGTTGCGGGGCAACGGCCTGGTGTGCCTGATGTCCGATCGCGACCTCACCCGGTCCGGGGTCGAGGTCGACTTCTTCGGCGAGGCGACGCGGCTGCCGGCCGGCCCGGCGAAGCTGGCACTGGCGACCGGCGCCGCCCTGCACCCGGTGCACTGCTGGTTCGACGGCGACGGCTGGGGCACGCTGATCGAGCCGGAGCTGGACACGTCGTCCGGTGACGTCACCGCGATCACCGCCGCGCTGGCGGACCGCTTTGCGCACAACATCGCCGCCCATCCGGCGGACTGGCACATGATGCAGCCGCAGTGGGTCGCCGACCTGTCCGCCGAACGCCGCCGCCGGCTGGAGCGCGGGGTGGGGCCCGAAGGCGGGCGCTGA
- a CDS encoding glycosyltransferase family 4 protein, producing the protein MRIGMVCPYSFDVPGGVQAHVLQLAEVMRGYGHEVSVLAPSSPTVTLPDYVVSGGKAVPIPYNGSVARLRFGPVTHRLVKRWIADGDFDVLHLHEPNAPSLSMLALQAAEGPIVATFHTSTTKSLTLSVFQGILRPFHEKIVGRIAVSDLARRWQMEALGSDAVEIPNGVDVASFADAPLLPGYPRPGRSVLFLGRYDEPRKGMAVLLGALPGLVDAFGDVEVLVVGRGSEAELRERAGALAGHLRFLGLVDDAEKASALRSADVYCAPNTGGESFGIVLVEAMAAGTPVVASDLDAFRRVLVDGTAGRLVPVDDAGALCAALVEVLGDDALRDRYVTAATAAVRRYDWSVVARQIMQVYETVAGAGVKVRVAGVPAGRDGARRTGR; encoded by the coding sequence ATGCGGATCGGGATGGTCTGCCCCTACTCGTTCGACGTCCCGGGCGGCGTGCAGGCGCACGTGCTGCAGCTCGCCGAGGTGATGCGCGGCTACGGGCACGAGGTGAGCGTGCTCGCCCCGTCCTCGCCGACCGTGACGCTGCCCGACTACGTCGTGTCCGGCGGCAAGGCCGTCCCCATCCCGTACAACGGGTCGGTCGCGCGGTTGCGATTCGGCCCGGTCACCCACCGGTTGGTGAAGAGGTGGATCGCCGACGGCGACTTCGACGTGCTGCACCTGCACGAGCCCAATGCGCCCAGCCTGTCGATGCTGGCCCTGCAGGCCGCCGAGGGGCCCATCGTCGCGACGTTCCACACGTCGACCACGAAGTCGTTGACGCTCAGCGTCTTTCAGGGCATCCTGCGGCCCTTCCACGAGAAGATCGTCGGCCGCATCGCGGTGTCGGATCTGGCGCGGCGGTGGCAGATGGAGGCGCTGGGCTCGGACGCGGTGGAGATCCCCAACGGCGTCGACGTGGCGTCGTTCGCCGACGCCCCGCTGCTGCCGGGCTACCCCCGCCCGGGCCGCTCGGTGCTGTTCCTCGGCCGCTACGACGAACCCCGCAAGGGGATGGCCGTGCTGCTGGGCGCGCTGCCGGGGCTGGTCGACGCCTTCGGTGACGTCGAGGTGCTCGTCGTCGGGCGCGGCAGCGAGGCCGAACTGCGCGAACGCGCCGGCGCGCTGGCCGGGCACCTGCGCTTCCTCGGTCTGGTCGACGACGCGGAGAAGGCCTCGGCGCTGCGCAGCGCCGACGTGTACTGCGCGCCGAACACCGGCGGCGAGAGCTTCGGCATCGTGCTGGTCGAGGCGATGGCCGCGGGCACCCCGGTGGTGGCCAGCGACCTGGACGCGTTCCGCCGCGTACTCGTCGACGGCACCGCGGGCCGGCTGGTCCCGGTCGACGACGCCGGCGCGCTGTGCGCGGCGCTGGTCGAGGTGCTCGGCGACGACGCCCTGCGTGACCGCTACGTCACGGCGGCCACCGCGGCGGTGCGGCGGTACGACTGGTCGGTGGTCGCGCGGCAGATCATGCAGGTCTACGAGACGGTCGCCGGTGCCGGGGTGAAGGTGCGCGTGGCCGGGGTCCCGGCCGGCCGCGACGGCGCGCGGCGGACGGGCCGATGA
- a CDS encoding NUDIX hydrolase, with product MSVGWLLLALGVLLVAVLLVGGVWAVQTAHRLDRLHVRYDLSWQALDGALARRAVVARAVATDAYGTTPAGQRLAACADAAERAPRAARETAENELSAALARVDPASLPLALVAELADAEARVLLARRFHNDAVRDTLALRERPLVRLLHLGGTAAMPTYFEIAERATRTVVAQVGKRTSARVVLLDEQGCVLLFRGSDPAIETGTAPRWWFTVGGAVQPGEDLADAAAREVAEETGLRVDPADLIGPVWRRDAVIDFNGSVVRSEELFFVHRTARFEPVTTGHTALERRYILGHRWCDEDVIRSLVAGGERVYPTQLADRLAEANELAGGTAALPAGEWESIH from the coding sequence ATGAGCGTCGGGTGGCTGCTGCTGGCGCTCGGTGTGCTGCTGGTGGCGGTGCTCCTCGTCGGCGGCGTGTGGGCGGTGCAGACCGCGCACCGGCTGGACCGCCTGCACGTCCGCTACGACCTGAGCTGGCAGGCTCTGGACGGCGCACTCGCCCGGCGCGCCGTGGTGGCGCGCGCGGTGGCGACCGACGCCTACGGCACCACCCCGGCCGGGCAGCGGCTCGCCGCGTGCGCCGACGCCGCCGAGCGGGCGCCGCGCGCGGCGCGCGAGACCGCCGAGAACGAACTGTCCGCCGCACTCGCCCGCGTCGACCCGGCGTCGCTGCCGCTGGCGCTCGTCGCGGAACTCGCCGACGCCGAGGCCCGCGTCCTGCTCGCGCGCCGCTTCCACAACGACGCGGTGCGCGACACGCTGGCCCTGCGCGAGCGGCCGCTGGTGCGGCTGCTGCACCTCGGCGGCACCGCGGCGATGCCGACGTACTTCGAGATCGCCGAGCGGGCCACCCGCACCGTCGTCGCCCAGGTCGGCAAGCGCACCTCCGCACGCGTCGTCCTGCTCGACGAGCAGGGCTGCGTGCTGCTGTTCCGCGGCTCGGACCCGGCGATCGAGACCGGCACCGCGCCGCGGTGGTGGTTCACGGTGGGCGGCGCGGTGCAGCCGGGGGAGGACCTGGCCGACGCCGCGGCCCGCGAAGTCGCCGAGGAGACCGGGCTGCGCGTCGACCCCGCCGACCTCATCGGGCCGGTGTGGCGGCGCGACGCCGTCATCGACTTCAACGGTTCGGTGGTGCGCAGCGAGGAGTTGTTCTTCGTGCACCGCACGGCCCGCTTCGAGCCGGTCACCACCGGCCACACCGCGCTGGAACGCCGCTACATCCTCGGACACCGGTGGTGTGACGAAGACGTCATCCGCTCGCTGGTGGCCGGCGGGGAGCGGGTGTATCCCACCCAGCTGGCCGACCGGCTCGCCGAGGCGAACGAGCTGGCAGGAGGTACCGCCGCACTACCGGCGGGTGAGTGGGAGTCCATTCACTGA